AACTGTTCAAGATGCCGCGCGCCCTGGGCCAGGACAAGGACCAGGACGTCAGCGTCGGTATCGGCCGCTTCGGGCCGTTTGCCCGCCGTGGCAGCGTGTATGCGTCGCTGAAGAAAGAGGACGACCCGTACACCATCGATCTGGCGCGGGCGGTGTTCCTGATCGAAGAGAAGGAAGAGATCGCGCGTAACCGGGTGATCAAGGAATTCGACGGCAGCGACATCCAGGTGTTGAACGGGCGCTTTGGCCCGTACATCAGCGACGGCAAGCTCAACGGCAAGATTCCCAAGGACCGCGAGCCTGCCTCGTTGACCTTCGAGGAAGTGCAGCAGCTGCTAGCCGACACCGGCAAGCCGGTGCGCAAGGGCTTTGGCGCCAAGAAGGCCACGCTCAAGAAGAATGCGGTGAAGGATTCCGCCAAGGAAGCCAAGGACGCGGCCAAGAAGACGGCGGCGGTCAAGAAAGTCGCCACCAAGACCGCAGCCAAGAAGGCGCCTGCGAAGAAGGCCGCCAAGAAGGCGACCAAGCGCGTGGTCAAGAAAGCCGTCAGCAAGGCGGCTGGCTGAGTCAGCGCATGCCGCACACCCCTGATCTGGACGCTGCCGTTGCCACTCTCGCCCGCGGGGGAGTGATCGCCTACCCCACCGAAGCGGTGTGGGGGCTGGGCTGCGACCCGCGACAGGAGGACGCCGTGCTGCGCCTGCTGGAGATCAAGCGCCGCCCGGTGGACAAGGGCGTGATCGTGGTTGCGTCCGGGCTGGACGTGTTGCAGGACTGGATCGATATTGCTGCACTCGGCAGCGAACAGCTGACCGCGGTGCTGGCGCAATGGCCCGGCCCGCATACCTGGATCTTGCCGGTGACCGCGCAGGCGCCGCGCTGGGTCACTGGCGATCACGACGGACTGGCCGTGCGCATCAGTGCCCATCCGGTGGTTGCGGCCCTGTGCAAGGCCTGGGGCGCGCCGCTGGTGTCCACCAGCGCCAACCTGGCCGGTGAGCCGCCCGCGCGCAGTCGCGCAGCGCTGGACCCGGCCCTGCTGGCCCGCATCGACGGCGTGCTCGACGGCGAGGTCGGCGGTCTGGCGCAGCCCACCCCGATCCGCGACGCCCGCACCGGACAGATCCTGCGCGACTGACGCTGGCGTCGAAACACTGCGGCGGTTGCTGCACGCAACCGCCGCCTGGGCGCGTGGTTACGCGTTCAGCGCGGGCATTGCCGCCTCTTTGCCAGAGCCCATAACGCGCGCACACTGCGTGCATGCGCCTGATCCCGACCTTCCTGCTGCTGGCCGCCACGCTCACCGCGCAGGCCGCGCCTGCCACCGCCACCAAGCCCGATCCGAACGTGCGGATCTACCGTTGCGTCAGTAGCGCCGGCACCGTGGCGCTGCAGGATGCGCCGTGCAGCAGCGGCCGCCAGCAGGTGCTGGATCTGCAACGCCCGCAAGACCCGCCACCGCAGCCGCCACGGGCGGCGCCGGTTGCCGCAACGGTCACGCCGCCGCCGCGTGAAGTGCGCATTGTCACCGTGCAGCCGCCGCAGCCGATGTACGAATGCGTGACCGAGGAAGGCACCCGCTATACCAGCGACAGCCCGGAGGGCAATCCGCGCTGGGTGCCGACCTGGGGCCCGGCCTACGTGTCGGGTGATCCGTACCGCCGGCCGCCGGGCATCCGCCCGCCGGGGCCGCGGCCAGCCGGTGCCGGCGGTGCGATCCAGGCCGGCGGTGATGGCGGGTACCGGGGTGGGCGCGGCGGCTATGGTGGCGGCGGCTACGGCAATGGCTACGGCGGCACGGTGATCGTGCCCTACGGCAATGTGCAGATCCGCGACGAATGCCACGCCCTGCCCGAGCAGGAAGTCTGTGCACGGTTGGCCGACCGCAGATGGGAGCTGATCCGTCGCTACAACAGCGCCCTGCAGAGCGAACGCGTGGACCTGACCCGTGAGCAGCGCGGCATCGATGCGCGCCTGCAGCGCGACTGCGGCGGCGTATGAGCCGCTGGGGCTGGGTGATGCTGGTGCTCGCGTCCACCGCCAGCGCGCAGGAAGTGGCGATCTACCGCTGCACCGATGCCCAAGGCGCGCTGACGGTGCAGAACATGCCCTGCCCGAAGGGCGTGCAGCAGCAGAAGAAACTGATGACCGCCCCCGCCGCCATGCCGTTGCCGTCGAGTGCAGCGGCGCCGGTGTCGGCCCGTCCTGCGCCTGCCCGCGCGGCCACGCAAGCGCCGCCTGTAGCGGCGCCCGCACCGCAAGCACCGGCCGCTGTGCCGACGGCCACCACCGCCACCTCGTCACTACCACCGCCGCCGCTGTTCGAATGCACCGCGCACGACAATGGCCGCTACTTCACCGAAGAGAGCGAGCCGGCCACGCGCTGCTTGCCGATGCAGGTCACCAACCTGGCCGGCGGCCCCGCGCAGGGCGGCGGCAGCGCTTGCGAGGTGGTCACCGACCGCTGCGCGCCGGTGCCGGACCAGAGCCTGTGCGCGGCGTGGCGGCAACGCGCCGAGCAAGCCGAGGCCGCGTGGCGCTTCTCCGACGAAGCCCAATCGGCCGCGCGCAAGCAACGTTACGACCAGGCGCGGCGGGTGATGGACGAGAGCCGCTGCGCCGGCACGCCCGCGACGCCCTGAGCCACGCGGACACGGCGTATCGGCAGGCTTTAAACCGGTGCCAGCGCCACCCGATTCCGGCCCTGGTTCTTGGCCTGGTACAGCGCGCGATCGGCGCGCGCCATCACCGCCTCACGCACCCGAGCATCCTGCACCTGGCACTCCTGCGGCTGCAGCGCCGTGACCCCGATGCTCACGGTGATGCGCGCGCACGGGCTACCCGCATGGCTGATCGGCATGGCAGCAAGTCGCTCCTGCAGCCGCCGCGCAACCTCCGCCGCGCCGGGCAAATCGGTATCGGGCAGCAGCAGTGCGAATTCCTCACCGCCATAGCGGGCCACCACGTCCTCGCCGCGCGTGACCACGCTGCGTAGCGCGGCGGCGATGTCCCGCAGGCACTGGTCGCCCTGCGGGTGGCCGTAGCGGTCGTTGTATTGCTTGAAGTAATCGACATCCAGCATCAGCACCGACGCGCCGCGCGTGCCGTCGCGCACCGCCGGCAGCAGACGCTCGAAGGCGCGATCAAAGCCGCGCCGGTTGGCCAGCCCGGTCAGGTGATCGTTGCGCGCAGCACCGAGCAATTGCGCATTGGCCTGCTCCAGCTGACGGTTGGCCTCGGCCAGCGCCTCGGTGGTTTTGGTCAGCCGCCACTGCACGCGCAGGTGCTCGCTGATGTCGGTCAACGCGGTGGTCAGCGCAATCAGCCGGCCCTCCAGATCGCGCACGCCGCGCACCCGCACGTGGTAGCTGCGGTCCTGCCAGTCGAACACCTGGTCGGGCACGTCGTGCCCGGCAGCGAGCGTGGCGAATGCGTCAGCCTGATCGGCCGCGGCTTGTGGAAACACCTCGGCCACGCGCATGCCGATCATCTCCTGCACGCTGCGCCCGGCGATGCCCGCCATCGCCTCGTTCACCGCCAGATAGCGCGCGGCATGGTTGATCAGGCACAACGCCACCGGCGCGGCGGCATACAACGCTTCCAGCTGGAACAGACGCTGATTGGTGGCGCTGTCGTCGGGGCCGCCGGCAATCGGCGTGACGTCGCGGTCGATGCCGCGATAACCGCGCAGCGCGCCCTGGGCATCGAACAGCGGAATTCCGCTGGTTTCCAGCATGACGGTGCGGCCATCGGCACGCACGTTGCGGTTGAGCAGGCCCTGGAACGGGCGACGCGCTGCCACGATTTCGGCAAACGCCACGCCCACGCGCGCCGCTTCGGCCGGCTCCATCAGATCGAACGGCGTGCGCCCCAGAATCTGTTCAGGCGTATAGCCCAGCAACCGCTCGCAGGCGCGCGAGCAGAAGGTGTAGCGCGCCTGCGCATCCACTTCCCAGATCCAGTCGCTGTTGTCGTGCACGATGTCGTGCAGGTGCGCGAGCGGATGCTGCGGCATGGGCGCGTCAGCCACGGCCGGCTCCGGCGTGCACCGAACAGGAGCGGCGAGCCAGCGGCGTTGCGCTAGAACCCATGACGCAGGAAGCCGCCATCCACCGCGATGCATTCACCGGTGATGTAGCTGCCCGCCGGCAGGCACAGGAAACCGACCGCGGCGGCGACTTCTTCCGGCTCGCCGATGCGGCGCATCGGCGTGCGTTCGATCACCTGCTCGTAGTAATCGGGATCGGACAACGGGCCGGAGGTGCGCCGGGTGCGGATGTACCACGGCGCCACCGCGTTGACGCGGATGCCGTCCTCGGCCCATTCCACCGCCAGGTTGCGCGTCATCTGCTGCAGCGCCGCCTTGGTCATGCCATACGGCGCGCCGCTGCGCACATGCGTGATCCCCGACACGCTGCCCACGTTGACGATCGCCGAGGCGGCGTGCCGGGTCAGCAATGGGTGCGCATAGCGCGAGAGTTCGAACGCGGAAAACACGTTGGTTTCGAAGATGCCGCGCCATTCGTCTTCGGTGTAGTCGATGGCCGCGCGGGTGATGTTGCCACCGGCATTGTTGATCAGCAGATGCAAGCCATCGGCGTGATCTTCGACCCAATCCAGAATCGCGCGGCGCTCCTCGTCGTCGGAAACATCCGCGGCCAGGCCGTGCAGTTCGCGCTCGGGAAACTCTTCGGCCAGCTCGTCGCGGGCCTGCGCCAGCGCATCGGCATCGCGCGCCACCATCAACAGGTCGGCGCCGAAGCCGAGCAATTCGCGTGCGATGGCCAGGCCAATGCCGGCACTGGCGCCGGTGATCAGGGCGGTCTGTCCATCCAGCCGCCAGCGGTGCGCTGTCACGTGGGGGTGTCCTTTGAATACGCGGGAAACGGGCTGTGCGGTGCGGTTGGCGCACGCGTACGGCCGGGGCGTAGGATACCGCCACCCCGAGCGAGGTCACGACGATGAAGATCCACTGGGCCGTACTGGCCTGTGCCACGTTGGCGTTGGCCGCCTGCCAGCGGCCGCAACCCGCGCCGACCGAGCAGAAACCCGAACCGCAAGCCACCGCCCTGCGTGACCACATCCAGCAGCCGCTGGACAAGGCGCGCGGCGTGCGGGCCGCCACCGATCAGGCCGCCGCACAGCAGCGTGCAACGATCGACGCGGCGACGCAGTAACCGCTGAAAACGACAACGCCGGCGCGAAGCCGGCGTTGTCATGACTGCCTCCCTCGAGGGGAGGCGGCATCAGAACCCGCAGAAGCAATACGCCAGCGCCTTGACCGGCGTGCCGCCCGCCTTGCTGTCGTGCACGGCGTCTTCGACGAAGCGCAGCTGGGTGTCCACTTCCGGCAGCGAGCGTGCCAGCAGCGCACGCGCCATGCCCGAGTCGCTCAGCATCCACGCGCCCAGGCGGCTGCCCGCAAACCCGCTCATGAACTGCGAGAACGGCGTGGCGGCCTTTTCCACGTAGCGCACGCGGAACTTGCCCTTGCTCAGCTTGGCGCGCGATGCCGCATCGGCCACCGCTTCCTGCATGCCGCCGAACGCGTCCACCAGACCATGGTCCTTGGCCTGCGCACCGCTCCAGACGCGGCCACGGGCAACCTTGTCGATGGCCTCCACCGACTGGTGCCGCGCCTGCGCCACCTTGCCGGTGAAGTCGGCATAGCCCTTGTTGATCACCGCCTGGATGACCTGGCCGGCGGCCGGGTCCAGCGGGCGGGTGATGTCGAAGGCGCCGGCAAAACGCGTGGTGCCCACGCCATCGGTATGCACGCCGATCTTGTCCAGCGCGCGGGTGAGGTTGGGCACCATGCCGAAGATGCCGATCGAGCCGCTGATGGTCGACGGATCTGCATAGATGCGATCGGCATTCATGCTGATCCAGTACCCGCCCGACGCAGCCAGGTCGCCCATCGACACCACCACCGGCTTGCCGGCCTGCTTCAGCGCGACCACTTCGCGGCGGATCTGCTCGGAGGCAAACACCTCGCCACCGGGCGAATCCACGCGCAGCACCACCGCCTTGATTTCCTCGTCGTCCCGCGCCTGGCGCAGCAACGCGGCAGTGGATTCGCCACCGATGCGCCCGGCCGGCTGCTCGCCGCCACTGATCTCGCCCGCAGCCACCACCACGGCCACCTGCGGGCGGCTGTCCATCGGCGAATGCTGGGCCTGCAACTGGGTGAGATAGCTGCCGAAATCGATGCTGCGGAAGCCGCCATCGGCATCGTTGTCGGCCACGCCGCGTTCGGTCAGCAGCGAGTCGACCTGCTCGCGCGTCTTCAGCCCGTCCACCAGCTTCTGCTGCAGGGCGAACTTGGCCAGATCGCCACCGGCGGCGGTGACGCCTTCCGGCAGCGTGTCGATGCCGGCCGCCAGCTGCGCCGGCGACAGCTTGCGTGCGGTGGCCACGTCGGCCAGGTAGCGCTGCCACACATCGTTCATCCAGAACAGGTCCGCTTCCTTGGCGTCGGCGGAGGCCGCATCCAGGATGTATGGCTCGGCGGCGGACTTGTATTCACCCACGCGGAACAGATGCACGTCCACGCCCAGCTTGTCCTGCAGGCCCTCGCGGAAATACTGCCGGTAGCGCCCCAGGCCTTCGAGCAACACGCTGCCCATCGGGTCGAGATAGACCTCGTTGGCCTGCGCGGCCAGCAGGTACTGGCCCTGGCTCATGCTTTCGCTGAAGGCGACGATCTGCTTGCCGGACGCGCGCAGCCCCTGCAACGCCTTGGCCACCTCGCGCTGGGAGGCGAAACCGGACGGCTGCAGCTTGTCCAGGTTCAACAGCACCCGCTCGATCTTGCTGTCCTTCCCGGCGGCCTCGATCACCCGCACCAGGTCACGCAGCTGCACTTCTTCGGCGCTCTTGTCACCGACCGCCTTGGCCAGCGAACGGCTCACCGGATCCGCACTGAACTGCTCCACCAGGGTGCCTTCCGGTGCGATCACCAAGGTGGTGCGCGCAGCCAGCGGTTTGGTGCCATCGCCACGGGCGATCGCCACCACGAACAGCAGCAGCAACAGGAACAGGAAGCCGAAGAACACCAGGTTGAAAATCAGGCGTCGGGTGAAATTCATCACATCCCACAGGCCGACAAAAAACGTGGCGATGGGATTGCGACGCACGGGGTGGTTCATGGAAAACTCCGTCGGAAAGACGCGATGGATCGATCGTTGCGCCCAGCATACCGGCTGCGCACGGTGCAGGGCATGCGCAGGAAGTCAGGGTGCCGCACCGGCAGTCAGCCGCCGGCTGGTCTGGCGGAAGCGCAAGCCCATCAGGATCGCGGCGGCGGTCAGGCCCAGAATCAGCCCGATCCACATCCCTTGCGGCCCCCAGCCCAGCCCCAGGCCGAGCCCGGCACCGAGCGGCATGCCTAAGCCCCAGTACGAAAACATCGCCAGGAACATCGGCACGCGCGTGTCCTTGAGCCCGCGCAAGGCGCCGGCCGACAACACCTGGATGCCGTCGGGAAACTGGAACGTGGCCGCGAACAACAACAGCACCGATGCCAGCGCAGCTACTGCGGCATCGTTGGTATACACGCCCACGATGGCGTCGTGACCGAGCAACAGGATGCTGGCAGACACCGCCTGCGTGCCCAGCACGATGGCGTAGCCGGCCCAGGCCGCGCGGCGCATGCCCAGCGGATCGCCACGGCCCACCGCATGGCCGACGCGCACGGTGGTGGCTTCGGCCACGCCCATGGGGATCATGAAACACAGCTGCGAGACGTTGATCGCGATCTGGTGCGCGGCCGCTTCGGTGGAGCCCAGCCGCCCGATCAGCAACGCGGTGACGATGAACAGCCCACCTTCCATCAACACGGTGATGCCGATCGGCAACCCGGTGCGCAACAGCTCGCCAATCGCCCGCCAGCGCGGGCCTTCAAGATGGGTGAACAACTCCAGGTGCGCAAAGCGCCGCGAGCGCCACAGATACAGCGCGAAGGCAATCGCCTGCACCCACATGGTGATGGCCGAGGCCATTCCCAGCCCCTGTGCACCATGCTCGGCGAAGCCGAACTTGCCGTAGGTCAGCACGTAGCCCAGCGGCGCCAGCACCAGCAGCCCGCCAAAGCCCAGCAGCATGGTCGGCAGCGTCCAGTGCATGCCTTCGCTGAGGTAGCGCATGCAGAAGTAGAACGTCAGCGCCGGCCCGCCCCAGCGCACCGCGTGCAGGAAGTCGGTGGCGCCGGGCACGATGTCCGGCGCGATCCCGAAGGTAGGCAGCAACGGCGGCACCGCGGTGAGAAAGCCGAACATCAGTGCGCCCAGGCCCAGCGACAGCCACAGCGCCTGGCGGAACAAGGGGCCGATCTCGCGTTCGCGCCCGGCACCGACCAACTGCGACACCGAGGCGGTGAGCGAGATCAATGTGCCGATCGGCACCAGCATCGGCAGCCACAACAACGAGGTGCCGATGGTGACCGCGGCCAGCGTGGCGGTGCCGTGGTGGCCGGCGATCACGTTGTCGACAAAGCCGATCAGGCCGGTGGAGACATGACCGAGCACCAGCGGCAGCGCGAGCAGGCCGGTGGTACGCACTTCCGCTGCAAAGCGTGGCGTTGCCGACGGGGAGGAGTGAGGGACAGACATTGCAGAACCGATCGCCACGCGGACTACGGCCGTGCCTGGCGGCGCTGGCACCGGGTCGCGTGGGGGCGCCTATCTTACCTGCAGTTGCGGTGCGGGCCATGCGTGGTCAGCGTGTCGCTGACCGAAGCGGTGACGTCTGTCGTCAGTGCTTGGCGCTGCGGGTGACGGTGCGGTGCTGCAACTTCTGCGGAGTGCGTGAGACGCGCGTTTGATCAATCGGGGAAGGCGCCTGGACCGCGCGCCTCGGAGGCCACTGGCAGCGGAGCCGTACCGGCGGCGTCGGTCGACGCCCGATGACCCCGCACGCGGGCTGCCTGACGCCCACGCGCTCACCGCGCGAGTGCGATTACGGCCGCCACGAGCGGCCCGCTCTAATCAGCGCGCCAGCTGGCGCTTCAGCCATGTCGACCGGGTTGCCGCCGACTCGGCAAGCAGGGCATCGCGCAAGGCATCGCGTTCCTGCGGCGGGGTGCGCTGCGCCAGCACCGCCAGTTGCTCCAGCTGACCGGCATCCAGGCTGCGCAGGACGCCGAGCAGCGCATCGCGCTGGGCGACCGGCACGTAACCGATCAGCGGCTGCAGTTGCGGATAGAAGTTGCCCAACTGCGAGCCCAGGCGCCA
The nucleotide sequence above comes from Xanthomonas campestris pv. campestris str. ATCC 33913. Encoded proteins:
- the sppA gene encoding signal peptide peptidase SppA, whose amino-acid sequence is MNHPVRRNPIATFFVGLWDVMNFTRRLIFNLVFFGFLFLLLLLFVVAIARGDGTKPLAARTTLVIAPEGTLVEQFSADPVSRSLAKAVGDKSAEEVQLRDLVRVIEAAGKDSKIERVLLNLDKLQPSGFASQREVAKALQGLRASGKQIVAFSESMSQGQYLLAAQANEVYLDPMGSVLLEGLGRYRQYFREGLQDKLGVDVHLFRVGEYKSAAEPYILDAASADAKEADLFWMNDVWQRYLADVATARKLSPAQLAAGIDTLPEGVTAAGGDLAKFALQQKLVDGLKTREQVDSLLTERGVADNDADGGFRSIDFGSYLTQLQAQHSPMDSRPQVAVVVAAGEISGGEQPAGRIGGESTAALLRQARDDEEIKAVVLRVDSPGGEVFASEQIRREVVALKQAGKPVVVSMGDLAASGGYWISMNADRIYADPSTISGSIGIFGMVPNLTRALDKIGVHTDGVGTTRFAGAFDITRPLDPAAGQVIQAVINKGYADFTGKVAQARHQSVEAIDKVARGRVWSGAQAKDHGLVDAFGGMQEAVADAASRAKLSKGKFRVRYVEKAATPFSQFMSGFAGSRLGAWMLSDSGMARALLARSLPEVDTQLRFVEDAVHDSKAGGTPVKALAYCFCGF
- a CDS encoding DUF4124 domain-containing protein, with the protein product MSRWGWVMLVLASTASAQEVAIYRCTDAQGALTVQNMPCPKGVQQQKKLMTAPAAMPLPSSAAAPVSARPAPARAATQAPPVAAPAPQAPAAVPTATTATSSLPPPPLFECTAHDNGRYFTEESEPATRCLPMQVTNLAGGPAQGGGSACEVVTDRCAPVPDQSLCAAWRQRAEQAEAAWRFSDEAQSAARKQRYDQARRVMDESRCAGTPATP
- a CDS encoding MATE family efflux transporter → MSVPHSSPSATPRFAAEVRTTGLLALPLVLGHVSTGLIGFVDNVIAGHHGTATLAAVTIGTSLLWLPMLVPIGTLISLTASVSQLVGAGREREIGPLFRQALWLSLGLGALMFGFLTAVPPLLPTFGIAPDIVPGATDFLHAVRWGGPALTFYFCMRYLSEGMHWTLPTMLLGFGGLLVLAPLGYVLTYGKFGFAEHGAQGLGMASAITMWVQAIAFALYLWRSRRFAHLELFTHLEGPRWRAIGELLRTGLPIGITVLMEGGLFIVTALLIGRLGSTEAAAHQIAINVSQLCFMIPMGVAEATTVRVGHAVGRGDPLGMRRAAWAGYAIVLGTQAVSASILLLGHDAIVGVYTNDAAVAALASVLLLFAATFQFPDGIQVLSAGALRGLKDTRVPMFLAMFSYWGLGMPLGAGLGLGLGWGPQGMWIGLILGLTAAAILMGLRFRQTSRRLTAGAAP
- a CDS encoding Sua5/YciO/YrdC/YwlC family protein; this translates as MPHTPDLDAAVATLARGGVIAYPTEAVWGLGCDPRQEDAVLRLLEIKRRPVDKGVIVVASGLDVLQDWIDIAALGSEQLTAVLAQWPGPHTWILPVTAQAPRWVTGDHDGLAVRISAHPVVAALCKAWGAPLVSTSANLAGEPPARSRAALDPALLARIDGVLDGEVGGLAQPTPIRDARTGQILRD
- a CDS encoding SDR family oxidoreductase; translated protein: MTAHRWRLDGQTALITGASAGIGLAIARELLGFGADLLMVARDADALAQARDELAEEFPERELHGLAADVSDDEERRAILDWVEDHADGLHLLINNAGGNITRAAIDYTEDEWRGIFETNVFSAFELSRYAHPLLTRHAASAIVNVGSVSGITHVRSGAPYGMTKAALQQMTRNLAVEWAEDGIRVNAVAPWYIRTRRTSGPLSDPDYYEQVIERTPMRRIGEPEEVAAAVGFLCLPAGSYITGECIAVDGGFLRHGF
- a CDS encoding sensor domain-containing diguanylate cyclase, whose amino-acid sequence is MADAPMPQHPLAHLHDIVHDNSDWIWEVDAQARYTFCSRACERLLGYTPEQILGRTPFDLMEPAEAARVGVAFAEIVAARRPFQGLLNRNVRADGRTVMLETSGIPLFDAQGALRGYRGIDRDVTPIAGGPDDSATNQRLFQLEALYAAAPVALCLINHAARYLAVNEAMAGIAGRSVQEMIGMRVAEVFPQAAADQADAFATLAAGHDVPDQVFDWQDRSYHVRVRGVRDLEGRLIALTTALTDISEHLRVQWRLTKTTEALAEANRQLEQANAQLLGAARNDHLTGLANRRGFDRAFERLLPAVRDGTRGASVLMLDVDYFKQYNDRYGHPQGDQCLRDIAAALRSVVTRGEDVVARYGGEEFALLLPDTDLPGAAEVARRLQERLAAMPISHAGSPCARITVSIGVTALQPQECQVQDARVREAVMARADRALYQAKNQGRNRVALAPV